Part of the Prevotella communis genome is shown below.
TTCAGGCACTTGCTAAAGTTGATCACATCGCAGAGTGCCTTCTCGGGGGTAGCTATCAAGAAGTTAACACCATCTGCATGCTCTATCCTTACGCCAACTGCGAAGTATTCTGGCGAGCAGTTCTGATAACTGAAACGGCCTACGGCATTCTCGAAATCCCTGGAGTGCTTGGTGGTAACCGATGTTACCTGATACACCCTTTCTGGTATCAAACCATAATGGCGCATGGCATATTCACAGCCCACATACGATGGCCCGTAAATATGATTGGCTATCAGTTCCTTCGACAGTTCCTTACCGGTTTCCATTTTGCTGGCCACGTACATACCTTTCTTTAAGCGTATAATCAGGCCATTCTTTTCGAGCGCACGTGCCTTCTCGGTAATATGCTTATGGTTCGGAAAAACCGCACTTAGCACATTAACGTCAAAGGGGATGTTGCCTATGTTCTCAAACGGTGTCATCTAAATAGATTTAGTGCTTACACGGTGCAAATATAGTTATATTCCGTACAAAAAACAAATATTTTCTTTGTTTTCTGTTCAAAACATTACTATTTTTAACTTTGTTTAGAAAAACTATAGCCGAAACCATATAAAAATGTTAAAAATGATACATTTTATATCAGAAATGATGTAGTTTGCGAATAATTATATATTTTTGCATGCGAAATAATATAATTTGTATGGAAAAGACAAAATTATCGGTAGTGGTGAAGGCTCTGCGCAAGGAATATGGCCTTACACAGGAAGACCTGGCTATGAAGTCGGGTGTAGGTCTTTGCTTTGTACGCAATCTGGAGCAAGGAAAGTCTACTCTTAGGATGGATAAGGTCAACCAGCTACTTGACTTGTTTAACTACGAACTGACAGCAACTAAAAGGCAATGAGACAGGCTGAGATATATCGGAAGGACATCCTTGCGGGTGTCCTGACTGAAGATGGTGGTGAATAC
Proteins encoded:
- a CDS encoding type IV toxin-antitoxin system AbiEi family antitoxin domain-containing protein, whose product is MTPFENIGNIPFDVNVLSAVFPNHKHITEKARALEKNGLIIRLKKGMYVASKMETGKELSKELIANHIYGPSYVGCEYAMRHYGLIPERVYQVTSVTTKHSRDFENAVGRFSYQNCSPEYFAVGVRIEHADGVNFLIATPEKALCDVINFSKCLNLRFMKDVETYLEEDIRFDTDALEGFDIKLLERCALASRKQSSINMLIKYIKHVRHL
- a CDS encoding helix-turn-helix transcriptional regulator, whose product is MEKTKLSVVVKALRKEYGLTQEDLAMKSGVGLCFVRNLEQGKSTLRMDKVNQLLDLFNYELTATKRQ